Proteins from a single region of Butyrivibrio fibrisolvens:
- the ilvC gene encoding ketol-acid reductoisomerase: MSEARIFYQEDCNLSLLEGKKIAIIGYGSQGHAHALNLKESGCDVRIGLYEGSKSKAKAESQGLTVMNTADAAKWADIIMILINDEKQADMYKQDVAPNLEAGNMLMFAHGFNINYKLIQPPKDVDVTMIAPKAPGHTVRSEYQAGKGTPCLVAVEQDATGKALDLALAYGAGIGGARAGILETTFKTETETDLFGEQAVLCGGVCALMQTGFETLCEAGYDPRNAYFECIHEMKLIVDLIYQSGFEGMRYSISNTAEYGDYVTGPKIITPETKKAMKKVLSDIQDGTFASEFIQDMKNGQIHFQAMKKKAAAHPSEVVGTEIRKLYSWNNESDKLVNN; the protein is encoded by the coding sequence ATGTCAGAAGCAAGAATTTTTTATCAGGAAGATTGTAACCTTTCACTGCTTGAGGGTAAGAAGATTGCTATTATCGGTTATGGTTCACAGGGCCATGCTCATGCACTTAACCTTAAGGAGTCAGGCTGTGATGTAAGAATCGGTCTTTATGAAGGTTCTAAGTCCAAGGCTAAAGCTGAGTCTCAGGGACTCACAGTTATGAATACAGCAGATGCTGCAAAGTGGGCTGATATAATCATGATCCTCATCAACGATGAGAAGCAGGCTGATATGTACAAGCAGGATGTTGCTCCTAATCTTGAAGCTGGTAACATGCTCATGTTCGCACATGGTTTCAATATCAACTACAAGCTCATCCAGCCACCAAAGGATGTTGACGTTACTATGATCGCTCCTAAGGCTCCTGGTCACACAGTTCGTTCTGAGTATCAGGCTGGTAAGGGAACTCCTTGTCTTGTAGCTGTAGAGCAGGATGCAACAGGTAAGGCTCTTGATCTTGCACTTGCTTATGGTGCTGGTATCGGCGGAGCTAGAGCTGGTATCCTTGAGACAACATTCAAGACAGAGACAGAGACTGACCTTTTCGGTGAGCAGGCTGTTCTTTGCGGCGGTGTTTGCGCACTTATGCAGACAGGTTTCGAGACACTTTGCGAAGCTGGTTATGATCCAAGAAATGCATACTTTGAGTGTATCCACGAGATGAAGCTCATCGTAGACCTTATCTATCAGTCAGGTTTCGAAGGAATGAGATATTCAATCTCTAACACAGCTGAGTACGGTGACTATGTAACAGGTCCTAAAATCATCACACCTGAGACTAAGAAGGCTATGAAGAAGGTCCTTTCTGATATCCAGGACGGAACATTCGCTTCAGAGTTCATTCAGGATATGAAGAATGGCCAGATCCACTTCCAGGCTATGAAGAAGAAAGCAGCTGCTCATCCTTCAGAAGTAGTTGGAACAGAGATCAGAAAGCTTTACAGCTGGAACAACGAAAGCGACAAGCTTGTTAACAACTAA
- a CDS encoding IS110 family transposase — protein sequence MNFTQNDRLKQVTANTLIVGVDVGSQTHFCRAFDWRGFELSRRVFKFSNDRMGFLTFLRWTEELMNKTEMKKVIVGCEPTGCYWLTFQKFLQDHDVKLVTVNPFTVNRSKELDDNSPEKSDLKDPKTIAMLVKEGRYSTSYLPEGVYAEIREASVCRDQIMKQHVRLSNQIQGWLQKFFPEYLDCYSDWDSTSGLMLLKSAPLPQDILKIGAGGINQIWRDAKVRAAGLKRAQTLVEAAQESVGLEAGEAARLEIWVLVNDYILKAEQLKRLDEYLEEKVKEVPNVEKLLAIKGVGMSTVIGFIAEVGDIGRFTDPKQIQKLAGLEIVKKSSGKKKGQPRISKRGRRKLRRTMYESARALMNWNPAFQDVFLYYRNRTRNPLGGMQAKIAVACKAIRVFYVILQTGCDFDEEKFRRDIIRPEAA from the coding sequence ATGAATTTTACACAGAATGACAGACTTAAGCAAGTTACGGCAAATACATTGATTGTTGGGGTTGATGTTGGATCACAGACACATTTCTGTAGAGCGTTTGACTGGAGGGGATTTGAGCTATCCAGAAGAGTGTTTAAGTTTAGTAACGACCGAATGGGATTCCTTACATTCCTTCGATGGACTGAGGAACTCATGAATAAGACCGAAATGAAGAAGGTTATTGTTGGCTGCGAGCCTACTGGTTGCTACTGGCTTACGTTTCAGAAGTTTTTACAGGATCATGATGTAAAGCTTGTAACAGTAAATCCATTTACTGTAAATAGAAGCAAAGAACTGGATGATAACAGCCCAGAAAAGAGTGATCTAAAGGATCCTAAAACAATTGCTATGTTGGTTAAAGAAGGAAGATATTCAACTTCTTATCTGCCGGAAGGAGTATATGCGGAGATTAGAGAAGCCTCTGTGTGTAGAGACCAGATCATGAAGCAGCATGTGCGTCTGTCTAATCAGATACAGGGATGGTTGCAAAAATTCTTTCCTGAGTATCTGGATTGTTATTCCGATTGGGATTCAACAAGTGGACTTATGCTTTTAAAGAGTGCACCACTTCCACAGGATATCCTAAAAATTGGGGCAGGTGGAATCAATCAGATATGGCGTGATGCAAAGGTACGTGCAGCAGGGCTAAAGAGGGCTCAGACCCTGGTAGAAGCTGCACAGGAAAGTGTAGGTTTAGAAGCTGGTGAGGCTGCAAGACTCGAGATTTGGGTTCTTGTGAATGACTATATACTGAAGGCAGAACAGCTCAAAAGACTTGATGAATACCTGGAGGAAAAAGTAAAAGAAGTACCGAATGTGGAGAAACTGCTCGCCATTAAAGGAGTAGGGATGAGTACTGTGATTGGCTTTATAGCAGAGGTTGGTGATATCGGACGTTTCACTGACCCAAAGCAGATACAGAAGCTTGCAGGGCTAGAGATAGTCAAAAAGAGTTCTGGAAAGAAAAAAGGGCAGCCAAGAATCAGTAAGAGGGGCAGAAGAAAGTTACGTAGAACAATGTATGAATCGGCTCGTGCACTGATGAACTGGAATCCTGCATTTCAAGATGTATTCCTTTATTACAGGAACAGAACAAGAAATCCTCTTGGAGGAATGCAGGCAAAGATAGCAGTTGCATGTAAGGCTATCAGAGTGTTCTATGTAATACTACAGACAGGTTGTGACTTTGATGAAGAAAAGTTCCGAAGGGACATCATCAGACCGGAAGCAGCCTAA
- the ilvN gene encoding acetolactate synthase small subunit has protein sequence MADTEVKTYKKVFQLLVDNTSGTLSRISGLFSRRGYNIESITAGTTADPRFTRITIVASGDDDILEQIEKQVAKLVDVRDIHELKPGDSVYRELALVKVKADVDQRQQIIAIANVFRGNIVDVSNESLIIEITGGQDKIDAFLKLLDGYTILELARTGLAGLGRGIENVVYLDE, from the coding sequence ATGGCAGATACTGAGGTTAAGACATATAAAAAGGTGTTCCAGCTTCTCGTTGATAACACATCAGGAACCCTTAGCAGAATATCCGGACTCTTTTCCAGAAGAGGATATAACATTGAAAGTATCACAGCTGGTACAACAGCTGACCCGAGATTCACAAGGATCACCATCGTTGCTTCAGGTGATGATGACATTCTCGAGCAGATTGAGAAGCAGGTTGCAAAGCTTGTTGATGTACGAGACATACATGAGCTTAAGCCTGGTGATTCAGTTTACAGAGAGCTTGCACTTGTCAAGGTTAAGGCAGACGTAGACCAGAGACAGCAGATCATTGCTATTGCTAACGTATTCAGAGGCAATATCGTAGATGTATCCAATGAAAGTCTTATCATCGAGATCACAGGTGGACAAGACAAGATCGACGCATTCCTTAAGCTCCTTGACGGATACACTATCTTAGAGCTTGCACGTACAGGCCTTGCAGGTCTTGGAAGAGGAATCGAGAACGTGGTATATCTCGATGAATAA
- the leuC gene encoding 3-isopropylmalate dehydratase large subunit, which yields MSGMTMSQKILAKHAGLDYVSAGQLIEADLDLVLGNDITSPVAIKEMEKFNKDGVFDKDKIALVPDHFVPNKDIKSAENCKCVREFARKNKITNYFEVGKMGIEHALLPESGLTVPGDLIIGADSHTCTYGALGAFSTGVGSTDMAAGMATGKAWFKVPSAIKFVLKGSFPKYVSGKDLILHIIGMIGVDGALYQSMEFVGEGVKSLSMDDRFTIANMAIEAGGKNGIFPVDEKTIEYLEEHAPGKEYEVFEADENAEYVREIEIDLSKLTPTVSFPHLPENAKTFDEIGDIAIDQVVIGSCTNGRISDLRMAAAILKDRHVADGVRCIVIPATQKIYMQALKEGLIETFITAGAVVSTPTCGPCLGGYMGVLASKERCVSTTNRNFVGRMGAIDSEIYLASPEVAAASAVTGKLSQPSEIM from the coding sequence ATGAGTGGAATGACTATGAGCCAGAAGATCCTGGCTAAACATGCAGGCCTTGACTATGTTAGTGCTGGTCAGCTTATAGAGGCAGATCTCGACCTCGTTCTTGGCAATGATATTACAAGTCCTGTTGCCATCAAAGAGATGGAGAAGTTTAACAAAGACGGCGTATTCGATAAAGACAAGATCGCACTTGTTCCCGATCACTTTGTTCCTAACAAGGACATAAAGTCAGCGGAGAACTGCAAGTGCGTTCGCGAGTTCGCAAGAAAGAATAAAATCACCAATTACTTTGAAGTTGGAAAAATGGGTATCGAGCATGCCCTCCTTCCTGAGAGCGGCCTTACAGTTCCCGGCGACCTTATAATCGGTGCGGATTCCCATACCTGTACTTACGGTGCACTTGGCGCATTTTCTACCGGCGTAGGTTCTACTGATATGGCAGCTGGAATGGCTACAGGTAAGGCATGGTTCAAGGTGCCTTCTGCTATTAAATTTGTTCTTAAAGGTTCTTTTCCTAAATATGTATCAGGTAAAGACCTTATCCTTCATATAATCGGAATGATCGGCGTTGACGGTGCACTTTATCAGTCAATGGAATTCGTAGGAGAGGGCGTTAAGAGCCTTTCTATGGATGACCGATTCACAATTGCCAATATGGCTATTGAAGCAGGCGGCAAGAACGGAATTTTCCCTGTTGACGAAAAAACTATAGAGTACCTTGAGGAACATGCTCCGGGCAAGGAATACGAAGTATTTGAAGCTGACGAGAACGCTGAGTACGTAAGAGAGATAGAGATCGATCTTTCAAAGCTCACACCTACAGTTTCTTTCCCTCACCTTCCTGAAAATGCCAAGACTTTTGATGAGATCGGCGATATCGCTATAGATCAGGTCGTAATCGGATCCTGCACCAACGGCCGCATCTCTGACCTTCGCATGGCTGCAGCTATCCTCAAAGACAGACACGTTGCAGATGGCGTAAGATGCATAGTTATCCCGGCTACACAAAAGATATACATGCAGGCACTTAAAGAAGGACTCATCGAGACTTTCATTACTGCCGGTGCAGTTGTTTCTACTCCAACCTGCGGACCATGTCTTGGAGGTTATATGGGTGTACTTGCAAGCAAGGAAAGATGTGTATCTACAACTAACCGTAACTTCGTAGGGCGTATGGGTGCTATCGATTCTGAGATCTATCTTGCATCTCCCGAAGTTGCAGCGGCAAGTGCGGTAACAGGTAAGCTTTCACAGCCTTCGGAAATAATGTGA
- the leuD gene encoding 3-isopropylmalate dehydratase small subunit, whose product MENAKGRVFKYGDNVDTDVIIPARYLNNTDPKDLAAHCMEDIDKDFVNKVSDGDIIVANKNFGCGSSREHAPIAIKAAGVSCVIAETFARIFYRNSINIGLPIIECPEAAREINSGDVVNIDFDSGIITDETTGKCYQGQAFPAFMQKIIDLGGLVNYINTK is encoded by the coding sequence ATGGAGAACGCTAAAGGCAGAGTTTTTAAATACGGCGATAACGTAGATACAGACGTTATCATTCCTGCAAGATATCTTAATAACACAGATCCCAAAGATCTTGCTGCACACTGCATGGAAGATATCGATAAGGATTTTGTAAATAAAGTTAGTGACGGCGACATCATTGTTGCCAACAAAAATTTTGGCTGCGGATCATCACGTGAGCATGCTCCTATAGCTATCAAGGCTGCAGGCGTATCCTGCGTTATAGCTGAAACATTCGCAAGGATTTTTTACAGGAATTCTATCAATATAGGACTTCCTATTATCGAATGTCCTGAAGCTGCCAGAGAAATTAATTCCGGTGATGTAGTGAATATTGACTTTGATAGTGGTATCATAACTGATGAGACCACGGGCAAATGTTATCAGGGACAAGCATTCCCTGCTTTTATGCAGAAAATAATTGACCTCGGAGGCCTCGTAAATTATATAAATACAAAATAA
- a CDS encoding YfhO family protein: MDNNYVADNNKPEFGKCRMWFCMFFLGALMYVLAALYVIIKHNGLFFYYGDYNVQQVPFYILAHRAIRNGQLFWNWNLDLGGDLIADLSFYLMGSPFFWITIPFPENWLPYMMPFLMALKYGVAAANAFLYMRRYTKTNRAAQLGAILFAFCGFNATNIVFNHFTDAVAFFPLLMIAFEDLCDFDKGQSKFEPSRSRWIFFAVMTCVCSIVNYYFFFGQVIFLALYFLLRYIPGRKIGDIFKNLLRLVTAGCVGVMIAGLFLVLASNGVLGNSRLDNILMGYDVVVYSSGYMYWDILKSMIMLPDIIGRGTLFFTSGVKNASLAVYLPMFGLAGVIAYFKALKGKSDWKKRMLVASLVIAFIPVLNSMFSLFNSQYYARWFYMPILIMSLVTCEMVERDKGENIRTGTLATIIMFILLIVIAILPSRDDDGNVVYMKMASNSDIFWRDVLGTAIFCSILILIIFLTRKIKTRVNLSFAGTVFAGCIGTMIILINGSTLISDYGMEQWKLQMLDTKPTIDESSFSRIETDSTSTNYEMRWGMPTIHCFLSTVPGQIFDFYEGAAGIKRTVESDSPLSRAGLRCLLSARYYVENTRINDKDEFLEGEGTFDYEQVSTEEEMNGFTLFENTNYIPMGFTFDYFTSESDWIAADPADNDLALVKVLILPDDVADTYHGDMTRLSASDISNDEIDIYEFRTLCNSRRASACTEFTTTADGFTATTKEFKEYELVFFSVPNVPGMKATVDGKEVDIITADYGLMAIPVEKGKHVIEVKYRPTNFYLGLYVTVIGVCILIGYIVFLKARENNKKIEEQD, encoded by the coding sequence GTGGACAATAATTACGTAGCAGACAATAACAAACCTGAATTTGGCAAGTGCCGAATGTGGTTTTGCATGTTTTTCCTTGGCGCTTTAATGTATGTTCTGGCGGCATTATATGTCATCATCAAACATAACGGATTATTCTTTTATTATGGTGATTATAATGTTCAGCAGGTTCCTTTTTATATCCTTGCACACAGAGCTATAAGAAATGGACAACTGTTTTGGAACTGGAATCTTGACCTCGGCGGAGATTTGATCGCTGATCTGTCTTTTTATCTGATGGGTAGTCCATTCTTCTGGATCACAATACCTTTCCCTGAAAACTGGCTTCCATATATGATGCCATTTCTGATGGCACTCAAATACGGTGTAGCAGCGGCCAATGCCTTCCTCTATATGAGAAGGTATACAAAGACCAACAGGGCAGCTCAGCTTGGCGCGATCCTCTTTGCATTTTGCGGATTCAACGCAACCAATATAGTGTTCAATCACTTTACGGATGCAGTAGCTTTTTTCCCATTACTAATGATCGCATTTGAAGATCTCTGTGATTTTGATAAGGGTCAGTCAAAGTTTGAACCAAGCAGATCCAGATGGATATTCTTTGCAGTTATGACCTGCGTTTGTAGCATTGTTAACTATTATTTCTTCTTCGGACAGGTCATATTCCTTGCGCTGTATTTTCTGCTTAGATACATTCCGGGCAGGAAAATTGGCGATATCTTCAAGAATCTCTTAAGACTTGTGACGGCAGGATGTGTCGGAGTTATGATAGCAGGACTCTTTTTGGTTCTTGCATCAAACGGTGTTCTTGGTAACAGCCGTCTTGACAATATCCTGATGGGATACGATGTGGTCGTATATTCAAGCGGGTACATGTACTGGGATATACTAAAGAGCATGATAATGCTTCCTGACATCATCGGAAGAGGAACCCTGTTCTTTACATCAGGCGTTAAGAATGCATCACTTGCTGTATACCTTCCGATGTTCGGACTTGCCGGAGTTATAGCCTATTTCAAGGCTCTTAAAGGGAAGTCTGACTGGAAAAAGAGGATGCTTGTTGCATCTTTGGTAATAGCTTTTATTCCGGTACTTAACTCCATGTTTTCTCTATTTAACTCACAGTACTACGCAAGATGGTTTTATATGCCAATACTCATCATGAGCCTTGTGACCTGTGAGATGGTAGAAAGAGACAAGGGCGAGAATATCAGAACCGGTACACTTGCAACTATTATCATGTTCATTCTCTTGATCGTGATCGCGATTCTTCCTTCAAGAGATGATGATGGCAATGTTGTCTACATGAAGATGGCTTCAAATAGCGATATCTTCTGGCGCGACGTACTTGGAACAGCGATATTTTGTTCGATACTTATACTTATCATATTCTTGACAAGGAAAATAAAGACAAGAGTTAACCTGTCATTTGCAGGTACTGTATTTGCAGGCTGCATCGGAACCATGATCATTCTTATAAACGGAAGCACTCTTATAAGCGACTATGGAATGGAACAGTGGAAGCTTCAGATGCTGGACACAAAACCAACGATAGACGAAAGTTCTTTTTCCAGGATAGAAACCGATTCGACCTCGACCAATTATGAAATGAGATGGGGGATGCCTACCATTCACTGTTTCCTTTCAACTGTACCGGGACAGATATTTGATTTCTATGAAGGCGCAGCGGGTATCAAACGAACGGTTGAATCTGATTCGCCTCTGTCCAGAGCAGGACTACGTTGCCTTTTGTCAGCAAGATACTATGTTGAGAATACAAGGATAAATGATAAAGATGAATTCCTCGAGGGTGAAGGCACCTTTGACTATGAACAGGTCAGCACTGAGGAAGAAATGAACGGATTTACCTTATTTGAGAATACTAATTATATACCTATGGGTTTTACTTTTGACTACTTTACGTCAGAGTCTGACTGGATTGCAGCTGATCCGGCAGATAATGATCTTGCTCTTGTGAAGGTACTTATTCTTCCCGATGATGTTGCAGACACATATCATGGGGATATGACAAGGCTTAGTGCATCAGATATTAGCAATGATGAAATTGATATATATGAGTTCAGAACCTTGTGCAACTCAAGAAGAGCATCTGCCTGCACTGAGTTTACAACGACAGCTGATGGATTTACAGCTACGACCAAGGAATTCAAGGAATACGAGCTGGTCTTTTTCTCAGTACCGAATGTACCTGGGATGAAGGCAACAGTCGATGGCAAGGAAGTAGACATCATTACAGCCGATTACGGACTTATGGCTATTCCTGTAGAAAAAGGAAAACACGTGATAGAAGTGAAGTACAGACCTACTAATTTCTATCTTGGATTATATGTTACAGTTATAGGCGTATGTATACTTATTGGATATATTGTTTTTCTCAAAGCGCGCGAAAATAATAAAAAAATAGAAGAACAAGATTGA